A window of the Helianthus annuus cultivar XRQ/B chromosome 4, HanXRQr2.0-SUNRISE, whole genome shotgun sequence genome harbors these coding sequences:
- the LOC110936192 gene encoding uncharacterized protein LOC110936192 isoform X1 codes for MARTMGRGSVPAGGRGVGQDVGQAGGRGIERGSSQGSHLATTQEVWRCGGRVYMRGGGQVGDRVVGRRSGIGSSQSSGQAGDRGVGRGGGIGNSQSSGQAGDRVVGRGGGIGNNQSSGQAGDRGVGRGGGIGNNQSSGQAGDRGVGQGGVHSSDRGVGDVDVEYDFHLMNSPIESSAGDDESAFHVAPARRGSACQAQVPEPINRDWIWVVEGEFSNQGTATRTISSNLISLWSGPWDSWRDVPNEHRTRLFERFQMYYQWEERNHAPIYRCWENCIAGKFPTLLRNVRKEAKAMAKQQGKNVGDDMTDLIDFKPTWIRSEIWKQMLDHWNTPKWKAKSLRNKEIRSRATGGKHTLGSQSYVTMKRKAERKLGRELTIREAYKQSHCRKGSRPLDKDLSCSNSLILDVDSEGDAQEENLVWVDARAEETWVKYEGFLEEKYGKERNKHPKFDKDLWSRAEGNHKGKGYGLGNDSDPCVHRREDPEIEKLNLVIKELVKEKDEEKERFNGIIAGLLADKEKDKADKDALLDRTSQIEAMLTATVRK; via the exons ATGGCACGTACTATGGGTCGAGGTAGTGTTCCAGCTGGTGGTCGAGGTGTTGGGCAAGATGTTGGTCAAGCTGGTGGACGAGGTATTGAACGAGGTAGTAGTCAAGGTAGCCATCTTGCTACTACTCAAGAGGTTTGGCGTTGTGGTGGTCGAGTTTATATGCGAGGTGGTGGTCAAGTGGGTGATCGAGTAGTTGGGCGACGTAGTGGTATAGGTAGCAGTCAAAGTAGTGGTCAAGCGGGTGATCGAGGAGTTGGGCGAGGTGGTGGTATAGGTAACAGTCAAAGTAGTGGTCAAGCGGGTGATCGTGTAGTTGGGCGAGGTGGTGGTATAGGTAACAATCAAAGTAGTGGTCAAGCGGGTGATCGAGGAGTTGGGCGAGGTGGTGGTATAGGTAACAATCAAAGTAGTGGTCAAGCGGGTGATCGAGGAGTTGGGCAAGGTGGTGTTCATTCCAGTGATCGAGGTGTTGGTGATGTTGATGTTGAGTATGATTTTCACTTGATGAATTCTCCTATTGAGAGTAGCGCTGGTGATGATGAGTCTGCTTTTCATGTTGCTCCCGCGAGGCGGGGAAGCGCTTGCCAAGCCCAAGTACCTGAACCTATCAATCGCGATTGGATTTGGGTTGTAGAAGGAGA ATTTAGTAATCAAGGGACTGCTACCCGGACTATTTCATCAAATTTAATAAGTTTGTGGTCCGGTCCATGGGACAGCTGGAGAGATGTTCCTAATGAGCACAGGACACGATTGTTTGAGCGATTCCAG ATGTATTATCAGTGGGAGGAGAGAAACCATGCACCAATTTATAGGTGCTGGGAGAACTGCATTGCTGGTAAATTCCCCACTTTGTTGCGTAACGTACGGAAGGAGGCTAAAGCTATGGCGAAACAACAAGGTAAAAATGTTGGAGACGATATGACCGATCTTATTGACTTTAAACCAACATGGATAAGATCTGAGATATGGAAACAAATGCTTGACCACTGGAACACACCTAAGTGGAAAGCAAAGTCTTTAAGAAACAAAGAGATTAGAAGTAGGGCCACCGGCGGCAAACATACGCTAGGATCTCAATCCTATGTGACCATGAAAAGAAAAGCG GAAAGGAAACTTGGGCGTGAATTGACGATTCGTGAAGCGTATAAGCAATCACACTGCAGGAAAGGAAGTCGACCATTGGATAAAGATCTAAGTTGTAGCAACTCACTAATTTTGGACGTTGATTCGGAAGGGGACGCTCAAGAAGAAAATCTTGTATGGGTTGATGCTAGGGCAGAGGAGACTTGG GTTAAATATGAAGGTTTTCTTGAGGAGAAGTATGGGAAAGAACGTAATAAACATCCAAAATTTGACAAAGACTTGTGGTCACGAGCTGAGGGCAATCATAAAGGAAAAGGGTACGGGTTAGGCAATGATAGTGACCCGTGTGTACATCGCAGAGAAGACCCTGAG ATTGAAAAGTTGAACTTAGTTATCAAGGAGCTCGTTAAGGAAAAAGACGAAGAAAAAGAAAGGTTCAACGGAATTATTGCGGGGTTGTTGGCTGACAAAGAAAAAGATAAGGCGGATAAAGATGCGTTGCTTGATAGGACGTCACAAATTGAAGCTATGTTAACAGCTACGGTTCGAAAATAG
- the LOC110936192 gene encoding uncharacterized protein LOC110936192 isoform X2, whose amino-acid sequence MARTMGRGSVPAGGRGVGQDVGQAGGRGIERGSSQGSHLATTQEVWRCGGRVYMRGGGQVGDRVVGRRSGIGSSQSSGQAGDRGVGRGGGIGNSQSSGQAGDRVVGRGGGIGNNQSSGQAGDRGVGRGGGIGNNQSSGQAGDRGVGQGGVHSSDRGVGDVDVEYDFHLMNSPIESSAGDDESAFHVAPARRGSACQAQVPEPINRDWIWVVEGEFSNQGTATRTISSNLISLWSGPWDSWRDVPNEHRTRLFERFQWEERNHAPIYRCWENCIAGKFPTLLRNVRKEAKAMAKQQGKNVGDDMTDLIDFKPTWIRSEIWKQMLDHWNTPKWKAKSLRNKEIRSRATGGKHTLGSQSYVTMKRKAERKLGRELTIREAYKQSHCRKGSRPLDKDLSCSNSLILDVDSEGDAQEENLVWVDARAEETWVKYEGFLEEKYGKERNKHPKFDKDLWSRAEGNHKGKGYGLGNDSDPCVHRREDPEIEKLNLVIKELVKEKDEEKERFNGIIAGLLADKEKDKADKDALLDRTSQIEAMLTATVRK is encoded by the exons ATGGCACGTACTATGGGTCGAGGTAGTGTTCCAGCTGGTGGTCGAGGTGTTGGGCAAGATGTTGGTCAAGCTGGTGGACGAGGTATTGAACGAGGTAGTAGTCAAGGTAGCCATCTTGCTACTACTCAAGAGGTTTGGCGTTGTGGTGGTCGAGTTTATATGCGAGGTGGTGGTCAAGTGGGTGATCGAGTAGTTGGGCGACGTAGTGGTATAGGTAGCAGTCAAAGTAGTGGTCAAGCGGGTGATCGAGGAGTTGGGCGAGGTGGTGGTATAGGTAACAGTCAAAGTAGTGGTCAAGCGGGTGATCGTGTAGTTGGGCGAGGTGGTGGTATAGGTAACAATCAAAGTAGTGGTCAAGCGGGTGATCGAGGAGTTGGGCGAGGTGGTGGTATAGGTAACAATCAAAGTAGTGGTCAAGCGGGTGATCGAGGAGTTGGGCAAGGTGGTGTTCATTCCAGTGATCGAGGTGTTGGTGATGTTGATGTTGAGTATGATTTTCACTTGATGAATTCTCCTATTGAGAGTAGCGCTGGTGATGATGAGTCTGCTTTTCATGTTGCTCCCGCGAGGCGGGGAAGCGCTTGCCAAGCCCAAGTACCTGAACCTATCAATCGCGATTGGATTTGGGTTGTAGAAGGAGA ATTTAGTAATCAAGGGACTGCTACCCGGACTATTTCATCAAATTTAATAAGTTTGTGGTCCGGTCCATGGGACAGCTGGAGAGATGTTCCTAATGAGCACAGGACACGATTGTTTGAGCGATTCCAG TGGGAGGAGAGAAACCATGCACCAATTTATAGGTGCTGGGAGAACTGCATTGCTGGTAAATTCCCCACTTTGTTGCGTAACGTACGGAAGGAGGCTAAAGCTATGGCGAAACAACAAGGTAAAAATGTTGGAGACGATATGACCGATCTTATTGACTTTAAACCAACATGGATAAGATCTGAGATATGGAAACAAATGCTTGACCACTGGAACACACCTAAGTGGAAAGCAAAGTCTTTAAGAAACAAAGAGATTAGAAGTAGGGCCACCGGCGGCAAACATACGCTAGGATCTCAATCCTATGTGACCATGAAAAGAAAAGCG GAAAGGAAACTTGGGCGTGAATTGACGATTCGTGAAGCGTATAAGCAATCACACTGCAGGAAAGGAAGTCGACCATTGGATAAAGATCTAAGTTGTAGCAACTCACTAATTTTGGACGTTGATTCGGAAGGGGACGCTCAAGAAGAAAATCTTGTATGGGTTGATGCTAGGGCAGAGGAGACTTGG GTTAAATATGAAGGTTTTCTTGAGGAGAAGTATGGGAAAGAACGTAATAAACATCCAAAATTTGACAAAGACTTGTGGTCACGAGCTGAGGGCAATCATAAAGGAAAAGGGTACGGGTTAGGCAATGATAGTGACCCGTGTGTACATCGCAGAGAAGACCCTGAG ATTGAAAAGTTGAACTTAGTTATCAAGGAGCTCGTTAAGGAAAAAGACGAAGAAAAAGAAAGGTTCAACGGAATTATTGCGGGGTTGTTGGCTGACAAAGAAAAAGATAAGGCGGATAAAGATGCGTTGCTTGATAGGACGTCACAAATTGAAGCTATGTTAACAGCTACGGTTCGAAAATAG
- the LOC110936194 gene encoding uncharacterized protein LOC110936194 isoform X3, with translation MATATDAAATRFKSIKSLPVDYRFMGSSGEKYANSLVSVSVPENGNMDRVVDDDSPYGSVLGSWGNKKWGYTASYVAKKEGGN, from the exons ATGGCAACGGCCACTGATGCAGCGGCTACTAGATTTAAGTCAATCAAGTCATTGCCTGTGGATTATAGGTTTATGGGTTCGTCGGGTGAGAAGTATGCGAACAGTTTGGTTTCAGTTAGTGTACCGGAGAATGGTAATATGGATcgggttgttgatgatgattcgcCATACG GATCTGTTTTAGGTTCGTGGGGGAATAAGAAATGGGGTTATACTGCTTCTTATGTTGCTAAAAAG GAGGGCGGAAACTGA
- the LOC110936194 gene encoding uncharacterized protein LOC110936194 isoform X1, with product MATATDAAATRFKSIKSLPVDYRFMGSSGEKYANSLVSVSVPENGNMDRVVDDDSPYGKGSSFLLNDRPSVVDVNDDDVNPLVSSQGSVLGSWGNKKWGYTASYVAKKRIVKMM from the exons ATGGCAACGGCCACTGATGCAGCGGCTACTAGATTTAAGTCAATCAAGTCATTGCCTGTGGATTATAGGTTTATGGGTTCGTCGGGTGAGAAGTATGCGAACAGTTTGGTTTCAGTTAGTGTACCGGAGAATGGTAATATGGATcgggttgttgatgatgattcgcCATACGGTAAAGGGTCGAGCTTTTTGTTAAATGATAGACCTTCTGTAGTTgatgttaatgatgatgatgttaatcCGTTGGTTTCTTCTCAAGGATCTGTTTTAGGTTCGTGGGGGAATAAGAAATGGGGTTATACTGCTTCTTATGTTGCTAAAAAG CGAATAGTGAAGATGATGTGA
- the LOC110936194 gene encoding uncharacterized protein LOC110936194 isoform X2, which yields MATATDAAATRFKSIKSLPVDYRFMGSSGEKYANSLVSVSVPENGNMDRVVDDDSPYGKGSSFLLNDRPSVVDVNDDDVNPLVSSQGSVLGSWGNKKWGYTASYVAKKEGGN from the exons ATGGCAACGGCCACTGATGCAGCGGCTACTAGATTTAAGTCAATCAAGTCATTGCCTGTGGATTATAGGTTTATGGGTTCGTCGGGTGAGAAGTATGCGAACAGTTTGGTTTCAGTTAGTGTACCGGAGAATGGTAATATGGATcgggttgttgatgatgattcgcCATACGGTAAAGGGTCGAGCTTTTTGTTAAATGATAGACCTTCTGTAGTTgatgttaatgatgatgatgttaatcCGTTGGTTTCTTCTCAAGGATCTGTTTTAGGTTCGTGGGGGAATAAGAAATGGGGTTATACTGCTTCTTATGTTGCTAAAAAG GAGGGCGGAAACTGA
- the LOC110933229 gene encoding uncharacterized protein LOC110933229 yields the protein MIHGPCGNANLNCPCMVDKICSKNFPKKFTPHATIDSSGFPVYRRRDPGHTVIKSGVRLDNRNVVPYNKRLLKRYQAHINVELCNQAGLVKYLFKYNNKGPDMATAVVSGDTNSTIKEKPKDEIKEYYDCRYISVCEASWRIFSNQVHYRYPAVMRLPFHLPGQQNVVYGADDDIDNVLSKPSIASSIFVQWMKLNETNEDARKLTYVEFPSKFVWILKDRCWQVSAS from the exons ATGATTCATGGTCCGTGTGGGAATGCTAATTTGAATTGTCCTTGCATGGTTGATAAAATATGTTCAAAAAACTTTCCAAAGAAATTCACACCACATGCAACTATTGATTCAAGTGGTTTTCCTGTATACAGAAGAAGAGATCCAGGTCATACAGTTATAAAATCTGGTGTTAGATTAGACAACAGAAATGTTGTTCCTTATAACAAAAGGCTTTTAAAAAGATATCAAGCACACATTAATGTTGAATTGTGTAATCAAGCCGGTTTAGTGAAATATTTGTTCAAGTACAATAACAAAGGTCCTGATATGGCTACTGCGGTAGTTTCTGGTGATACAAATTCAACCATCAAGGAAAAGCCAAAAGACGAGATCAAGGAGTATTATGATTGTAGATATATTTCAGTTTGTGAGGCATCCTGGAGAATATTCTCTAATCAGGTTCATTATAGGTATCCTGCTGTTATGAGGCTTCCCTTTCATTTGCCGGGCCAACAGAATGTTGTGTATGGTGCGGATGACGATATTGATAATGTTTTAAGCAAGCCTTCTATTGCTTCTTCAATATTTGTGCAATGGATGAAGTTGAACGAGACAAATGAAGATGCTAGAAAGCTGACTTATGTTGAGTTTCCTTCCAAATTTGTTTGGATACTTAAAGATAGATGTTGGCAG GTTAGTGCTTCCTGA